The following proteins are encoded in a genomic region of Synechococcus sp. CBW1002:
- a CDS encoding DUF2499 domain-containing protein, whose translation MHALSLPTWWIHITSVLEWMAAIVAVVVWGRRRQEGGWRWLALAMLPALVSAMAACTWHLFDNTPALDGLVVFQAGCTALGNSALALAAWNLWRHQPLPASAADVSPPGTVISPTLPTSQP comes from the coding sequence ATGCATGCCCTGTCCCTGCCCACCTGGTGGATCCACATCACCTCGGTGCTGGAGTGGATGGCGGCGATCGTGGCGGTGGTGGTCTGGGGACGTCGCCGCCAGGAGGGGGGCTGGCGCTGGCTGGCACTGGCGATGCTGCCGGCCCTGGTGAGCGCCATGGCGGCCTGCACCTGGCACCTGTTCGACAACACCCCGGCCCTGGATGGGCTGGTGGTCTTTCAGGCGGGATGCACCGCCCTCGGTAATTCCGCCCTGGCGCTGGCGGCCTGGAATCTCTGGCGCCACCAGCCCCTGCCGGCCAGTGCCGCCGACGTCTCACCCCCCGGAACCGTCATCAGCCCCACCCTGCCGACCAGCCAGCCATGA
- a CDS encoding DUF3593 domain-containing protein, translating into MSVLTLLAQIDPAPLFVLSLLPYLAFLWWASRIRGFPRLALRGFQATLLFVAITIVAAVIAQVRFGDQLANVDLLHGGAESFLTISNLLVLLGFAGVGSVRQGSAGGMNKS; encoded by the coding sequence ATGAGCGTTCTGACCCTGCTGGCCCAGATCGATCCGGCACCCCTGTTCGTGCTCTCCCTGCTGCCCTATCTGGCCTTTCTCTGGTGGGCGTCAAGGATCCGTGGATTCCCGCGCCTGGCCCTGCGCGGCTTCCAGGCCACGCTTCTGTTCGTGGCGATCACGATCGTGGCGGCGGTGATCGCCCAGGTGCGCTTCGGCGACCAGCTCGCCAACGTCGACCTGCTCCACGGCGGGGCTGAGAGCTTCCTCACGATCAGCAACCTGCTGGTGCTGCTGGGCTTCGCCGGCGTGGGCAGCGTCCGCCAAGGCAGCGCCGGCGGCATGAACAAGTCTTAA
- the psaK gene encoding photosystem I reaction center subunit PsaK: protein MIAPLLALAPASISWSPKVALVMIVCNVIAIAIGKATIQQPNVGAQLPNSAMFGGMSHASLLATTSLGHIFGIGAILGLASRGVV from the coding sequence ATGATCGCTCCGCTTCTGGCTCTGGCCCCTGCCTCTATCTCCTGGTCCCCGAAAGTGGCCCTGGTGATGATCGTCTGCAACGTGATCGCCATCGCGATCGGCAAGGCCACCATCCAACAGCCCAATGTGGGCGCCCAACTGCCCAACTCCGCCATGTTCGGCGGCATGAGCCATGCCTCCCTGCTGGCCACCACCAGCCTGGGTCACATCTTCGGCATCGGCGCCATCCTCGGATTGGCCTCCCGCGGCGTGGTCTGA
- a CDS encoding NAD(P)/FAD-dependent oxidoreductase produces MIDGEHLTCDVLIVGAGPSGGHLARLLASHGVDVLLVDQLPDLRRAAFSSAALPIEAVASFGLPAEVVASRWRSWQLIGPAQASRHWSSAVPLGVVLDFGALRLWLAEQCRCWGGRVELGLRALGCQEVSGGLLTHLRRSDGCPVVVRSSWVVDASGQGRALLGDPSELVVGRGVEWLLQVDPSPAQRWADQLTFLLGSDWVPQGYGWVFPMQCGRLKLGVCRLDQPLCASSSSRQRPLGPDLQTLLCRLDLDGARVLDRHGGLIRSRIDRREPHGRGRLIGLGDAVSTANLLGGEGIRHALASAGLLAPLLLQERDPDRLRRRYQRQLSRHFGWRWPLSGRLARRTWLALRDRRADHRLERLLAGLETCEAADLSALLFDYCFERYGLRALPYLLGWR; encoded by the coding sequence GTGATCGACGGCGAGCATCTCACCTGCGACGTGCTGATCGTTGGAGCAGGGCCGTCTGGGGGCCACCTGGCCCGGCTGCTCGCGAGCCACGGTGTGGATGTGCTGCTGGTGGATCAGCTGCCCGATCTGAGGCGGGCGGCCTTCAGCAGTGCTGCCCTGCCGATCGAGGCTGTGGCATCGTTTGGCCTGCCGGCTGAAGTCGTGGCCAGCCGCTGGCGCAGCTGGCAGTTGATCGGTCCAGCCCAGGCCTCGCGCCACTGGAGCTCGGCCGTACCCCTGGGGGTCGTGCTCGACTTCGGCGCCCTGCGGCTCTGGTTGGCGGAGCAGTGCCGCTGCTGGGGGGGACGCGTTGAGCTGGGCCTTCGGGCCCTTGGCTGTCAGGAGGTGTCTGGTGGTCTGCTCACCCACCTGCGCCGCAGTGATGGTTGCCCTGTGGTTGTGCGCAGCAGCTGGGTGGTGGATGCCAGCGGCCAGGGGCGCGCCCTGCTGGGCGATCCGTCAGAGCTGGTGGTGGGGCGTGGCGTGGAATGGCTGCTGCAGGTGGATCCTTCGCCGGCGCAGCGCTGGGCCGATCAACTCACCTTCCTGCTCGGCAGCGACTGGGTGCCTCAGGGCTACGGCTGGGTGTTCCCGATGCAATGCGGCCGGCTGAAGCTGGGGGTCTGCCGCCTGGATCAGCCGCTCTGTGCCTCCTCCTCCAGCCGCCAGCGTCCCCTTGGGCCTGATCTGCAGACCCTGCTGTGCCGCCTGGATCTGGACGGTGCCCGGGTGCTGGACCGCCACGGCGGCCTGATTCGCAGCCGTATCGATCGCCGTGAGCCCCATGGCCGCGGACGCCTGATCGGCCTGGGTGATGCGGTGAGCACCGCCAACCTGCTCGGTGGTGAGGGGATTCGCCATGCGCTGGCCAGCGCTGGCCTGCTGGCGCCGCTGCTGTTGCAGGAGCGTGATCCTGATCGCCTGCGGCGGCGCTACCAGCGGCAGCTGAGCAGGCACTTCGGCTGGCGCTGGCCCCTGAGTGGCCGGCTGGCACGGCGCACCTGGCTGGCGTTGCGGGATCGCCGTGCTGATCACCGTCTGGAGAGGTTGCTGGCCGGCCTCGAGACCTGCGAGGCCGCCGATCTTTCCGCCCTGCTGTTCGACTACTGCTTTGAGCGGTATGGCCTGCGGGCGTTGCCCTATCTGCTGGGCTGGCGCTGA
- the dxs gene encoding 1-deoxy-D-xylulose-5-phosphate synthase, whose product MHLSELSHPNQLHGLSTADLEAIARQIRERHLEVVSTSGGHLGPGLGVVELTLALYQTLDLDEDRVVWDVGHQAYPHKLITGRYNDFDSLRQKSGVAGYLKRSESRFDHFGAGHASTSISAALGMALARDRRGEDFKCVAVIGDGALTGGMALEAINHAGHLPRTRLLVVLNDNDMSISPPVGALSTYLNRMRLSPPVQFLSGNAEEAIRHLPFLHGELPPELERIKEGMRRLAVPKVGAVFEELGFTYIGPIDGHNIPEMVRTFELAHRTEGPVLVHVATTKGKGYPYAEADQVAYHAQSAFDLKTGKAYPSSKPKPPSYSKVFGQTLVKICEQDPRVVGITAAMATGTGLDLLEKALPKQYIDVGIAEQHAVTMAAGMACEGLRPVVAIYSTFLQRAYDQLIHDVGIQNLPVTFVMDRAGIVGADGPTHQGQYDISYLRAVPNFTVMAPKDEAELQRMLVTSIHHTGPCAIRIPRGEGEGAPLMEEGWEPLEIGRGELLTDGDDLLIVAYGAMVAPAMATAGLLQEKGIRAAVVNARFLRPLDEALILPLARRIGRVVTMEEGALPGGFGAAVVESLNDHDVLVPVLRLGIPDVLVDHATPEQSKLTLGLTPPQMAERIQQRFAGVFVTAERQALPV is encoded by the coding sequence ATGCATCTCAGCGAGCTGAGTCACCCCAATCAATTGCATGGGCTCAGCACCGCTGACCTTGAGGCGATCGCACGACAGATCCGGGAGCGCCACCTGGAGGTGGTGTCCACCAGCGGCGGCCACCTCGGTCCTGGACTTGGCGTGGTGGAACTCACCCTGGCCCTCTATCAGACCCTCGACCTCGATGAGGACCGGGTCGTGTGGGACGTGGGCCATCAGGCCTACCCGCACAAACTGATCACCGGCCGCTACAACGATTTCGACAGCCTGCGCCAGAAGAGCGGGGTGGCCGGTTATCTCAAACGCAGCGAGAGCCGCTTCGACCACTTCGGTGCCGGCCACGCCTCCACCTCGATCTCGGCTGCCCTGGGCATGGCCCTGGCGCGAGATCGCCGTGGCGAGGATTTCAAATGTGTGGCCGTGATCGGTGATGGCGCCCTCACCGGTGGCATGGCCCTGGAGGCGATCAACCACGCCGGCCATCTCCCCCGCACCCGATTGCTGGTGGTGCTGAACGACAACGACATGTCGATCAGCCCGCCGGTGGGGGCTCTCTCCACCTACCTCAACCGCATGCGGCTGAGCCCGCCGGTGCAGTTCCTCTCCGGCAACGCCGAGGAGGCCATCCGCCATCTGCCCTTCCTGCATGGCGAGCTGCCCCCGGAGCTGGAGCGCATCAAGGAGGGCATGCGCCGCCTGGCCGTTCCCAAGGTGGGTGCCGTCTTCGAGGAACTGGGTTTCACCTACATCGGCCCGATCGACGGCCACAACATCCCCGAGATGGTGCGCACCTTCGAGCTGGCTCATCGCACTGAAGGCCCCGTGCTGGTGCACGTGGCCACCACCAAGGGCAAAGGCTATCCCTATGCCGAAGCCGATCAGGTGGCCTATCACGCCCAGTCGGCCTTTGACCTTAAAACCGGCAAGGCCTATCCCTCCAGCAAGCCGAAGCCGCCCAGTTACAGCAAGGTCTTCGGTCAGACCCTGGTCAAGATCTGTGAGCAGGATCCGCGGGTGGTGGGAATCACCGCCGCCATGGCCACGGGCACCGGGCTGGATCTGCTCGAGAAGGCCCTGCCCAAGCAATACATCGATGTCGGCATCGCCGAGCAACACGCCGTCACCATGGCGGCCGGCATGGCCTGTGAGGGGCTGCGGCCGGTTGTGGCGATCTACAGCACCTTCCTGCAGCGCGCCTATGACCAGCTGATCCACGATGTGGGCATCCAGAACCTGCCGGTCACCTTTGTGATGGACCGGGCCGGCATCGTCGGAGCCGACGGCCCCACCCATCAGGGCCAGTACGACATCAGCTACCTGCGTGCCGTGCCCAACTTCACGGTGATGGCTCCGAAGGACGAAGCCGAACTGCAGCGCATGTTGGTGACCTCCATCCACCACACCGGCCCCTGCGCGATTCGCATCCCTCGCGGTGAAGGCGAGGGGGCTCCGCTGATGGAAGAGGGCTGGGAGCCTCTGGAGATCGGCCGGGGTGAACTGCTCACCGATGGCGACGACCTGCTGATCGTGGCCTATGGAGCCATGGTGGCGCCAGCCATGGCCACCGCCGGTCTGTTGCAGGAGAAGGGAATCCGGGCCGCCGTGGTCAATGCCCGTTTCCTTCGCCCCCTTGATGAAGCCCTGATCCTGCCGCTGGCTCGCCGCATCGGTCGGGTGGTGACCATGGAGGAGGGTGCCCTGCCCGGTGGCTTCGGTGCGGCCGTGGTCGAGAGTCTCAACGATCACGATGTGCTGGTACCGGTGCTGCGCCTCGGCATTCCTGACGTGCTGGTGGATCACGCCACCCCGGAGCAGAGCAAGCTGACCCTGGGTCTGACGCCACCCCAGATGGCGGAGCGGATCCAGCAGCGCTTTGCGGGCGTCTTCGTGACCGCGGAACGCCAGGCGCTTCCGGTCTGA
- the ilvA gene encoding threonine ammonia-lyase, biosynthetic, whose translation MIDPRSSAPSSRAVASQTSCGPTTDGQAFGSDANGRDEPLPEASSYLQRILRARVYDLAIETPLDAAPNLSGRLENTVLLKREDLQPVFSFKLRGAYNKMASLSAAELERGVIAASAGNHAQGVALGARKLGCTAVIVMPVTTPEMKVRAVAARGAEVVLHGDNYDAACAEARRLEIERGLTFIHPFDDPEVIAGQGTIAFEILRQCSSPPDAIYVAVGGGGLIGGIAAYVKSLWPAVEVIGVEPTDADAMTRSLACGERVILEQVGLFADGVAVRQVGLHTFALAQRYVDAMVTVGTDEICAAIKDVFEDTRSILEPAGALAVAGMKADVARRGLKGRTLVAVACGANMNFDRLRFVAERAELGEEREAMLAVEIPERPGSLRQFCELLGGRSLTEFSYRMADPRVAHIFIGVQIRGHRDTRQLIGELRSGGFACLDLSDNELAKLHLRHMVGGRLPAGAVAAAAQSEELLYRFEFPEKPGALMTFVQALHASWNISIFHYRNQGADVGRIVVGLQVPPNEQAAWEQFLAGLAYRHWNETGNPAYRLFLGADQPPNRLEQPTAGE comes from the coding sequence ATGATCGACCCACGCTCCAGTGCCCCTTCATCCCGCGCCGTCGCGTCCCAGACCAGCTGCGGGCCGACCACCGACGGGCAGGCCTTCGGCAGTGATGCCAACGGCAGGGACGAGCCGTTGCCCGAAGCGAGCAGTTACCTGCAACGCATCCTGCGGGCGCGCGTCTACGACCTGGCGATCGAAACGCCACTCGATGCGGCCCCCAACCTTTCGGGCCGGCTTGAGAACACCGTGCTGCTCAAGCGCGAAGACCTGCAGCCGGTGTTCAGCTTCAAGCTGCGGGGCGCCTACAACAAGATGGCGTCGCTCTCTGCCGCCGAGCTGGAACGGGGGGTGATCGCCGCCAGCGCCGGCAACCATGCCCAGGGCGTGGCCCTCGGGGCCCGCAAGCTCGGCTGCACCGCGGTGATCGTGATGCCGGTCACCACGCCGGAGATGAAGGTGCGGGCCGTGGCGGCCCGAGGCGCCGAGGTGGTGCTGCATGGCGACAACTACGACGCGGCCTGCGCGGAAGCCCGGCGGCTGGAGATCGAGCGCGGACTCACGTTCATCCACCCTTTCGACGATCCGGAGGTGATCGCCGGCCAGGGCACGATCGCCTTTGAAATCCTGCGGCAGTGCTCCTCACCCCCCGATGCCATCTACGTGGCAGTGGGTGGCGGCGGCCTGATCGGCGGCATCGCCGCCTATGTGAAAAGCCTCTGGCCCGCTGTGGAGGTGATCGGCGTGGAACCCACCGACGCCGATGCGATGACCCGCTCCCTGGCTTGCGGGGAGCGGGTCATCCTGGAGCAGGTCGGCCTGTTCGCCGATGGGGTGGCGGTGCGGCAGGTGGGGCTGCACACCTTCGCGCTGGCGCAGCGATACGTGGATGCGATGGTGACCGTGGGCACCGACGAGATCTGCGCCGCGATCAAGGACGTGTTCGAGGACACCCGCTCGATCCTCGAGCCGGCCGGAGCCCTGGCGGTGGCCGGCATGAAGGCCGACGTGGCACGGCGGGGCCTGAAAGGGCGGACCCTGGTGGCAGTGGCCTGCGGCGCCAACATGAACTTTGATCGACTCCGCTTCGTGGCGGAACGGGCCGAACTGGGCGAGGAGCGCGAAGCGATGCTGGCCGTGGAGATTCCGGAGCGGCCCGGCAGCCTGCGTCAGTTCTGTGAGCTCCTGGGGGGGCGCAGCCTCACCGAATTCAGCTATCGCATGGCCGATCCCCGGGTGGCGCACATCTTCATCGGGGTCCAGATCCGCGGCCACCGCGACACCCGGCAGCTGATCGGGGAACTGCGAAGCGGCGGGTTCGCCTGCCTCGATCTCTCGGACAACGAACTGGCCAAGCTGCACCTGCGCCACATGGTGGGTGGACGCCTGCCCGCCGGTGCCGTAGCCGCCGCCGCCCAGAGCGAAGAACTGCTCTACCGCTTTGAGTTCCCGGAAAAACCGGGTGCCCTGATGACCTTCGTGCAGGCACTCCATGCCAGCTGGAACATCAGCATCTTTCACTACCGCAACCAGGGCGCCGACGTGGGGCGGATCGTGGTGGGTCTGCAGGTGCCTCCGAACGAGCAGGCGGCCTGGGAGCAGTTTCTGGCAGGCCTGGCCTATCGCCACTGGAACGAGACGGGCAATCCCGCCTACCGATTGTTCCTGGGAGCCGATCAACCTCCCAACAGGCTGGAGCAGCCCACGGCCGGCGAATAG
- the scpB gene encoding SMC-Scp complex subunit ScpB, which translates to MARDTLSLPARLEAILYLKGRPLSLVELAAIAATTPEETELGLIALIADYAHRDTALEIRQEGKHYGLQLKDSLGDLVQSLLPVDLSTAALRTLATIALKKRLLQSDLVELRGSGAYDHIKELLAQNFIERKRQSDGRSYWISLSEKFHRTFAVLPARADEQGAANGESPPSPDRAPDQKAA; encoded by the coding sequence ATGGCCCGAGACACCCTCTCCCTGCCGGCACGCCTCGAGGCGATCCTCTATCTGAAGGGGCGCCCCCTCAGCCTGGTGGAACTGGCCGCAATCGCGGCCACCACCCCAGAAGAGACCGAACTGGGCCTCATCGCCCTGATCGCCGATTACGCCCATCGTGATACTGCCCTCGAGATCCGCCAGGAGGGCAAGCACTACGGGCTGCAGCTCAAGGACAGCCTCGGCGATCTGGTCCAGAGCCTTCTGCCGGTGGACCTGTCCACCGCCGCCCTGCGTACCCTGGCCACGATCGCGCTGAAGAAGCGACTGCTGCAGTCCGATCTGGTGGAGCTGCGTGGCTCCGGCGCCTACGACCACATCAAGGAACTGCTCGCTCAGAATTTCATTGAACGGAAACGCCAGAGTGATGGGCGCTCCTACTGGATCAGCCTGAGCGAGAAGTTTCACCGTACCTTCGCCGTGCTGCCGGCCCGGGCCGACGAGCAGGGAGCGGCGAACGGGGAATCCCCACCGTCTCCGGATCGGGCTCCGGATCAGAAGGCTGCATAG
- a CDS encoding YggT family protein, whose translation MEILSLLLAVLARTLEIYTLILLVRVLLSWFPNLDWSNPLLSTVSSITDPYLNAFRGLIPPLGGLDLSAILAFIALQLLQSLLGGASASLMAQASMYG comes from the coding sequence ATGGAAATCCTCAGCCTGCTGCTGGCCGTTCTGGCCAGAACCCTTGAGATCTACACGCTGATCCTGCTGGTGCGGGTCCTGCTGAGCTGGTTCCCCAACCTGGACTGGAGCAACCCGCTGCTCTCCACCGTGAGCTCGATCACCGATCCCTACCTCAATGCCTTCCGGGGCCTGATCCCACCCCTGGGTGGCCTCGACCTGTCGGCGATTCTGGCCTTCATCGCCCTGCAACTGCTCCAGAGCCTGCTGGGCGGTGCCAGCGCCTCGCTGATGGCCCAGGCGTCGATGTACGGATGA
- a CDS encoding hemagglutinin, which translates to MTLTFVPIHVFRHTPLVTFFDASVPHSNGTDVVVHEGPAVSPPDDEDFFQFYRHQHQVDHNLVLSGSRTFVLLNPSWDQPHHVVHLQRAMGALQIPIGTLHRSFSGEEGSIVLNQSVRDPQFSYATEFIPLSLRQRQDLQELLALSPWIWSWRDGHIHRDHP; encoded by the coding sequence ATGACCCTCACCTTCGTTCCGATCCACGTCTTCCGGCACACCCCGCTGGTGACCTTCTTCGATGCCAGCGTTCCCCACAGCAATGGCACCGACGTGGTGGTCCACGAGGGTCCGGCTGTCTCTCCCCCCGACGACGAGGACTTTTTTCAGTTCTACCGGCACCAGCATCAGGTGGATCACAACCTGGTGCTCAGTGGCAGCCGCACCTTCGTGCTGCTCAACCCCTCCTGGGATCAGCCGCACCATGTCGTGCATCTGCAGCGGGCCATGGGTGCCCTGCAGATCCCGATCGGCACCCTGCATCGCTCGTTTTCGGGGGAAGAGGGCAGCATCGTGCTGAACCAGTCGGTGCGGGATCCCCAGTTCAGCTACGCCACTGAATTCATCCCGTTGAGCCTGCGGCAGCGGCAGGATCTTCAGGAACTGCTGGCCTTGAGTCCGTGGATCTGGAGCTGGCGCGATGGCCATATCCACCGCGACCACCCCTGA
- a CDS encoding nucleoside triphosphate pyrophosphohydrolase family protein yields MDLRSYQQRSRATARYPDAGANPIYPTLGLCGEAGEVADKVKKVLRDRGGVFDAAVREGLKAELGDVLWYVAQLATELDFDLEEVATANLAKLASRAARDVIGGSGDDR; encoded by the coding sequence ATGGATTTGCGCAGCTATCAGCAGCGCTCCCGGGCCACGGCCCGTTACCCCGATGCTGGTGCCAACCCGATCTATCCCACCCTCGGCCTCTGCGGTGAGGCCGGCGAGGTGGCCGACAAGGTGAAGAAGGTGCTGCGGGATCGCGGTGGTGTGTTCGACGCCGCCGTGCGGGAGGGCCTCAAGGCGGAGCTGGGGGATGTTCTGTGGTACGTGGCTCAACTGGCCACCGAACTGGATTTCGATCTGGAGGAGGTGGCCACCGCCAATCTCGCCAAACTGGCCAGCCGGGCAGCCCGCGACGTGATCGGCGGCAGCGGCGACGATCGCTAG
- the pyk gene encoding pyruvate kinase: protein MRRTKIVATIGPATESPERLRQLIEAGATTFRLNFSHGDHADHATRIATIRQVAHQMGANIGILQDLQGPKIRLGRFVGGPITLANGDRFSLTSRDVSCDQTIATVTYNKLADEVPCGSRILLDDGRVEMLVEEVDQAEQTLHCSVTVGGVLSNNKGVNFPDVQLSIRALTDKDREDLTFGLQQGVDWVALSFVRNPSDMQEIRDLIHSQGHNTPVVAKIEKFEAIDQIDAILPLCDGVMVARGDLGVEMPAEEVPLLQKELIRKANSLGIPIITATQMLDSMASSPRPTRAEVSDVANAILDGTDAVMLSNETAVGDFPVEAVATMDQIARRIERDYPRRTLDSHLANTIPNAISQGVSSIARQLGASAILTLTKSGATARNVSKFRPSTPILAITGDVAVARQLQLVWGVTPLLVKEQNSSTSTFSMAMGIAREMALLSDGDLVVQTAGTLAGISGSTDFIKVGIVSAVLGRGTGVGGGSVSGRVRLARTPEEAAMLQVGEILVVPETSAAYVDAIRKAKGMITETEGSDSHAAVIAERIGIPAIVGVINATTDLRQGEIVTLDVPEGLVHRGARSHNADGYRSIL, encoded by the coding sequence ATGCGTCGCACCAAGATCGTGGCCACCATCGGGCCCGCCACCGAATCGCCGGAACGGCTCAGGCAACTGATCGAAGCCGGTGCCACCACCTTCCGGCTCAATTTTTCCCACGGCGATCACGCCGACCATGCCACCCGGATCGCCACCATCCGGCAGGTGGCGCATCAGATGGGAGCCAACATCGGCATCCTTCAGGATCTGCAGGGTCCGAAGATCCGCCTGGGGCGCTTCGTTGGCGGCCCCATCACGTTGGCGAACGGTGATCGCTTCAGTCTCACCTCCAGGGATGTGAGCTGCGACCAGACCATCGCCACCGTCACGTACAACAAACTCGCCGACGAAGTGCCCTGCGGCAGCCGCATCCTCCTCGATGACGGCCGGGTCGAGATGCTGGTGGAGGAGGTGGATCAGGCCGAGCAGACCCTTCACTGCAGCGTCACGGTCGGCGGGGTTCTCTCCAACAACAAGGGGGTCAACTTCCCCGATGTGCAGCTTTCGATCCGAGCCCTCACCGACAAGGATCGCGAAGATCTGACCTTCGGACTGCAGCAGGGCGTCGACTGGGTGGCTCTGAGCTTTGTGCGCAACCCCTCCGACATGCAGGAGATCCGCGATCTGATCCACAGCCAGGGTCACAACACGCCGGTGGTGGCGAAGATCGAGAAGTTCGAGGCGATCGATCAGATCGACGCCATCCTTCCCCTCTGTGACGGGGTGATGGTGGCCCGTGGTGATCTCGGTGTGGAGATGCCAGCTGAGGAAGTGCCGTTGCTTCAGAAGGAGCTGATCCGCAAGGCCAACAGCCTCGGCATCCCGATCATCACGGCCACCCAGATGCTCGATTCGATGGCGTCCAGCCCCAGGCCCACCCGCGCCGAGGTGAGCGATGTGGCCAATGCCATCCTCGACGGCACCGATGCGGTGATGCTCTCCAACGAGACAGCCGTGGGGGACTTCCCGGTGGAAGCTGTGGCCACCATGGATCAGATCGCGCGACGCATCGAGCGCGATTACCCGCGCCGCACGCTTGACAGCCATCTGGCCAACACAATCCCCAACGCCATCAGCCAGGGGGTGAGCAGCATCGCCCGCCAGCTTGGTGCTTCCGCGATCCTGACGCTCACCAAGAGCGGCGCCACCGCTCGCAATGTCAGCAAGTTCAGGCCGAGCACACCGATCCTGGCAATCACCGGTGACGTGGCGGTCGCACGGCAACTGCAACTGGTCTGGGGCGTGACGCCCCTGCTGGTGAAGGAGCAGAACTCCAGCACCAGCACCTTCAGCATGGCGATGGGCATCGCCCGCGAGATGGCTCTGCTCAGCGATGGCGATCTGGTGGTCCAGACCGCCGGCACCCTGGCTGGCATCAGTGGCTCCACCGACTTCATCAAGGTGGGGATCGTCTCGGCAGTGCTGGGCAGGGGCACCGGCGTCGGTGGCGGCTCGGTGAGTGGCCGGGTACGGCTGGCCAGAACCCCGGAAGAGGCCGCCATGCTGCAGGTGGGTGAAATTCTGGTGGTGCCGGAAACCTCCGCCGCCTATGTGGATGCGATCCGCAAGGCCAAGGGGATGATCACCGAAACCGAGGGAAGCGACAGCCATGCCGCCGTGATCGCCGAACGGATCGGCATCCCGGCGATCGTGGGTGTGATCAATGCCACCACGGATCTGCGACAGGGGGAGATCGTCACCCTGGATGTTCCGGAGGGGTTGGTGCACCGTGGTGCTCGCAGCCACAACGCCGACGGTTATCGGTCCATCCTGTAG
- a CDS encoding ABC transporter permease — MASRLPLAETVGMALTTLRSNRLRSLLTMLGIVIGNASVISLVGVGQGAQNLAEGQLSTLGANVLFVVPGNNDTRRQGIDFPKTLVLEDAEAIASQVPSVRRVAPQITLSEVIQAGGLSTSASVSGVTPEFLTVRSFDLAQGRFFNSGDLSSARNVAVIGPDLRDKLLPTGGAIGRQLRIRDQSFEVIGVLGAKGAVFGSNQDEAAYVPLTTMVSKLSGRDPTYGVSLNFISVEARDDDSINAAKFQITNLLRQRHRLLREDDFAVRTQKDALTIVSTITGGLTLMLAAIGAVSLLVGGIGIMNIMLVSVSERTQEIGLRKALGARSSDVLRQFLVESLVLSSLGGVIGSAVGLAAVAAVATFTPLPAAVGAGTVLITVGLSGSIGLFFGVVPARRAARLDPIVALRSL, encoded by the coding sequence ATGGCCTCGAGACTTCCGCTGGCCGAAACGGTCGGGATGGCGCTCACCACCCTGCGCTCCAACCGGCTGCGCAGCCTGCTCACCATGCTCGGCATCGTGATCGGCAATGCCTCGGTGATCAGCCTGGTGGGGGTGGGTCAGGGAGCCCAGAACCTGGCCGAAGGCCAGCTCAGCACCCTCGGAGCCAACGTGCTGTTTGTGGTGCCGGGCAATAACGACACCCGTCGTCAGGGCATCGACTTCCCCAAAACGCTGGTGCTGGAGGATGCCGAAGCGATCGCCTCCCAGGTGCCGAGCGTGCGGCGGGTCGCCCCCCAGATCACCCTCAGCGAAGTCATCCAGGCAGGCGGTCTGAGCACCTCCGCGTCTGTGTCGGGGGTGACGCCGGAATTCCTGACCGTACGCAGCTTTGATCTCGCCCAGGGCCGGTTCTTCAACAGCGGCGATCTGAGCTCCGCACGCAATGTGGCCGTGATCGGCCCCGATCTGCGTGACAAGCTCCTGCCCACCGGAGGCGCGATCGGCCGGCAACTGCGCATCCGCGATCAGTCGTTTGAGGTGATCGGCGTTCTGGGGGCCAAGGGGGCCGTGTTCGGCTCCAATCAGGACGAAGCCGCCTACGTACCCCTGACCACCATGGTGAGCAAACTGAGCGGCCGTGATCCCACCTATGGAGTGAGTCTCAACTTCATCAGCGTGGAAGCCCGCGACGACGACAGCATCAACGCCGCCAAGTTTCAGATCACCAACCTGCTGCGCCAGCGCCACCGCCTGCTGCGGGAGGACGACTTCGCCGTGCGCACCCAGAAGGATGCCCTGACGATCGTGAGCACGATCACTGGTGGGCTGACCCTGATGCTGGCGGCGATCGGGGCCGTCTCTCTGCTCGTGGGCGGCATCGGCATCATGAACATCATGTTGGTGTCGGTCAGCGAACGCACCCAGGAGATCGGCCTGCGCAAGGCGCTGGGTGCTCGCAGCAGCGACGTGCTGCGTCAGTTTCTGGTGGAATCCCTGGTGCTCTCCAGCCTCGGCGGCGTGATCGGCAGTGCCGTGGGACTGGCGGCGGTGGCCGCGGTGGCAACCTTCACACCCCTACCGGCGGCTGTGGGCGCTGGAACGGTGCTGATCACCGTGGGGTTGTCGGGATCAATCGGCCTGTTCTTCGGCGTCGTCCCGGCCAGGCGGGCAGCACGGCTGGATCCGATCGTGGCGCTTCGCAGTCTGTAG